One Paraburkholderia sp. IMGN_8 DNA window includes the following coding sequences:
- the argJ gene encoding bifunctional glutamate N-acetyltransferase/amino-acid acetyltransferase ArgJ, with the protein MAVNFPSIDPAQLHPVAGVTLGWAEANIRKPNRKDVLVISVDEGATVGGAFTQNRFCAAPVTVCRENLERVRAGGKPIRALVINTGNANAGTGEPGLAHARETCAELARLADIAPEQVLPFSTGVILEPLPVDRLKAGLPAALANRKAAHWYDAAQAIMTTDTLPKATSRQVTIDGHTVTLTGISKGAGMIKPNMATMLGFLAFDAAVAQPVLDALVRHVADRSFNCITIDGDTSTNDSFILIASGKSSLPAITSTDSPAYAALRDVVTEVAQTLAQLIVRDGEGATKFMTVHVEGGSSVGECRQIAYAIGHSPLVKTAFYASDPNLGRILAAIGYAGVDDLDVGKIDLYLDDVLVATAGGRNPAYREEDGQRVMKKSEIGIRVVLGRGNAQATIWTCDLSHDYVSINADYRS; encoded by the coding sequence ATGGCTGTCAATTTCCCCTCGATCGATCCCGCTCAACTCCATCCCGTCGCCGGCGTTACGCTAGGCTGGGCGGAGGCGAACATCCGCAAGCCGAACCGCAAGGACGTACTGGTCATTTCCGTCGACGAAGGCGCGACGGTAGGCGGCGCGTTCACGCAGAACCGCTTTTGCGCCGCGCCCGTCACGGTGTGCCGGGAGAATCTGGAACGTGTGCGCGCGGGCGGCAAGCCGATTCGCGCGCTGGTAATCAACACTGGTAACGCGAACGCGGGTACGGGCGAACCGGGGCTCGCGCATGCACGCGAAACCTGCGCGGAACTCGCGCGTCTGGCCGATATTGCGCCGGAACAGGTGCTGCCGTTTTCGACAGGCGTGATTCTGGAACCGCTGCCGGTCGATCGTCTGAAAGCGGGTCTGCCGGCCGCGCTGGCGAACCGCAAGGCTGCTCACTGGTACGACGCTGCGCAGGCGATCATGACCACGGATACGCTGCCTAAAGCCACTTCGCGCCAAGTCACGATCGACGGCCATACGGTGACACTGACCGGCATCAGCAAGGGCGCCGGCATGATCAAGCCGAACATGGCGACCATGCTCGGCTTCCTCGCGTTCGACGCCGCCGTGGCGCAACCCGTGCTCGACGCGCTGGTCAGGCACGTCGCGGACCGCTCGTTCAACTGCATCACGATCGACGGCGATACGTCGACCAACGATTCTTTCATTCTGATCGCGTCGGGCAAATCGAGCCTGCCGGCAATCACGTCTACCGATTCGCCCGCTTATGCAGCGCTGCGCGATGTGGTGACCGAAGTCGCCCAGACGCTCGCACAACTGATCGTGCGCGATGGCGAAGGCGCGACCAAATTCATGACGGTGCACGTTGAAGGCGGTTCGAGCGTCGGTGAATGCCGCCAGATCGCGTACGCGATCGGCCATTCGCCACTCGTGAAAACGGCCTTCTATGCATCGGACCCGAATCTCGGCCGCATTCTCGCGGCCATCGGCTATGCCGGCGTAGACGATCTCGACGTCGGCAAGATCGATCTGTATCTGGACGACGTGCTGGTCGCGACGGCCGGCGGCCGCAATCCGGCCTACCGTGAAGAAGACGGCCAGCGCGTCATGAAAAAGAGCGAGATCGGCATTCGCGTCGTGCTCGGGCGCGGCAATGCGCAAGCCACGATCTGGACTTGCGATCTGTCGCACGACTACGTGAGCATCAACGCCGACTATCGTTCGTAA
- a CDS encoding ATP-binding protein, whose translation MDKLEQFLTRAEAVLGRLEAMLPPAEPDIDWSAAVAFRWRKRQGRGYLQPVPAISAITLDDLQNIDRQKGLIEQNTRQFVDKQPANNVLLTGARGTGKSSLIKACLNAYAKNGLRLIEVDKDDLHDLGDIVDLIAHRPERFVVFCDDLSFEDGESGYKALKVALDGSIAAQSDNVLIYATSNRRHLLPEYMSDNETYKHMADGEIHPGELVEEKISLSERFGLWVSFYPFKQDDYLSIIGHWLRHFGCDDAEVEAARGDALVWALERGSRSGRVAWQFARDWSGRKTQA comes from the coding sequence ATGGACAAACTCGAACAGTTTCTGACCCGTGCCGAAGCCGTGCTCGGCCGTCTGGAAGCGATGCTTCCGCCCGCCGAGCCGGATATCGACTGGTCAGCCGCGGTCGCTTTTCGCTGGCGCAAGCGCCAGGGGCGCGGCTACCTGCAGCCGGTGCCCGCCATCTCGGCGATCACGCTCGACGACCTGCAAAACATCGATCGCCAGAAAGGTCTGATCGAGCAGAACACGCGTCAATTCGTGGACAAGCAACCGGCCAACAACGTGTTGCTGACGGGCGCGCGCGGCACCGGCAAGTCGTCGCTGATCAAGGCTTGCCTGAACGCGTATGCGAAAAACGGCTTACGTCTGATCGAAGTGGATAAAGACGACCTGCACGATCTCGGCGACATCGTCGACCTGATCGCGCATCGGCCGGAGCGCTTCGTCGTGTTTTGTGACGACTTGTCGTTCGAAGACGGCGAGTCGGGCTACAAGGCGCTCAAAGTTGCGCTCGACGGCTCGATCGCGGCACAGTCGGACAATGTGCTGATCTATGCAACGTCGAACCGCCGCCATCTGCTGCCCGAGTACATGAGCGACAACGAAACGTACAAGCACATGGCCGACGGCGAGATTCATCCGGGCGAACTGGTCGAAGAAAAGATCTCGTTGTCCGAGCGTTTCGGGCTGTGGGTCAGCTTCTATCCGTTCAAGCAGGACGACTACCTGTCGATCATCGGCCACTGGCTGCGGCATTTCGGCTGCGATGACGCGGAAGTCGAAGCCGCGCGCGGCGATGCGCTGGTGTGGGCGCTAGAACGCGGTTCGCGCTCGGGGCGCGTCGCGTGGCAGTTCGCCCGCGACTGGTCGGGCCGGAAGACCCAGGCATGA
- a CDS encoding NUDIX domain-containing protein has translation MSDAQKNAAGRPVTEVAVGVLIQPDGRYLLAQRPAGKPYEGYWEFPGGKLEAGESVEAALARELHEELGIDVKASHLWHTLEHDYPHAYVRLFFCKVTDWTGELHGREGQAFVWQALPADVSPLLPATIPVLDWLAAEKN, from the coding sequence ATGAGCGACGCGCAGAAGAATGCCGCCGGGCGGCCAGTGACGGAAGTCGCCGTCGGCGTGCTGATTCAGCCGGACGGGCGCTATTTGCTGGCCCAGCGCCCGGCTGGCAAGCCGTACGAGGGCTATTGGGAGTTTCCGGGCGGCAAGCTGGAGGCGGGCGAGTCGGTCGAGGCGGCGCTCGCTCGCGAGTTGCACGAGGAATTGGGGATCGACGTCAAGGCGAGCCACCTGTGGCACACGCTCGAACACGATTACCCGCATGCCTATGTGCGGCTGTTTTTCTGCAAGGTAACGGACTGGACCGGCGAGTTGCACGGGCGTGAGGGTCAGGCGTTTGTCTGGCAGGCATTGCCCGCGGATGTTTCGCCGCTGTTGCCGGCGACGATTCCGGTGCTGGATTGGCTCGCGGCTGAGAAAAACTAG
- the yacG gene encoding DNA gyrase inhibitor YacG — MPTVVKCPTCGKDVRWTPENRFRPFCSDRCKQIDLGAWAAEKYKIGGTDEEAPPDESPSGDYNPH; from the coding sequence ATGCCTACTGTCGTCAAATGCCCTACTTGCGGAAAGGATGTCCGCTGGACCCCTGAAAACCGCTTTCGCCCGTTCTGCTCCGACCGTTGCAAGCAGATCGACCTCGGCGCCTGGGCCGCCGAGAAGTACAAGATCGGCGGCACGGATGAAGAAGCGCCTCCGGATGAATCGCCGAGTGGCGATTACAACCCGCACTAG
- the zapD gene encoding cell division protein ZapD, with protein MILYEYPFNERIRTLLRLEDLFERFTFFLTQEDAREHHVALTTLFEISEVAGRADLKSDLMKELERQRQTLAPFRGNPGIEQNALEAVLGEIEQTLAGLSQMQGKTGQHLADNEWLASIRSRAIIPGGTCKFDLPSYYAWQQIHPDQRRQDIAKWVTPLLPLRDAATIVLRLARESGQASKVMAMQGSYQQMLSGRSYQLMQVRVAPELRVIPEASANKYMLWVRFTVQDGDLRPRAVDVDVPFQLTLCSL; from the coding sequence TTGATCCTTTACGAGTATCCCTTCAACGAGCGAATCCGGACGCTTTTGCGCCTCGAAGATCTGTTCGAGCGCTTCACGTTCTTTCTGACTCAGGAAGATGCCAGGGAACATCACGTCGCACTGACCACGTTGTTCGAAATCTCTGAAGTCGCGGGTCGCGCGGATCTGAAGTCGGATCTGATGAAGGAACTCGAGCGGCAACGGCAGACGCTGGCGCCGTTCCGTGGCAATCCTGGCATCGAGCAGAACGCGCTCGAAGCTGTTCTCGGCGAAATCGAGCAGACTCTTGCGGGGCTGTCGCAGATGCAGGGCAAAACCGGCCAGCATCTTGCAGATAACGAATGGCTCGCCAGCATCCGCAGCCGCGCGATCATCCCGGGCGGCACCTGCAAGTTCGATTTGCCCTCCTACTATGCCTGGCAGCAGATCCATCCCGATCAGCGCCGCCAGGACATCGCCAAGTGGGTGACGCCCTTGCTGCCGCTGCGCGATGCCGCCACGATCGTCTTGCGTCTCGCGCGCGAATCCGGTCAGGCGTCCAAGGTGATGGCGATGCAGGGCAGCTATCAGCAAATGCTGTCAGGCCGTTCTTATCAATTGATGCAGGTACGGGTTGCACCCGAATTGCGTGTGATCCCCGAGGCAAGCGCCAACAAGTACATGCTGTGGGTACGCTTTACCGTGCAGGACGGCGATTTGCGCCCGCGTGCGGTGGATGTCGACGTGCCCTTCCAGCTCACTTTGTGCAGCTTGTAA
- the coaE gene encoding dephospho-CoA kinase (Dephospho-CoA kinase (CoaE) performs the final step in coenzyme A biosynthesis.), with product MFAVGLTGGIGSGKSTVADLFAAHGVPLVDTDLIAHRITAPQGIAMPQIAAAFGNSFVAADGSLDRARMRTLVFSDDGARKRLEGITHPLIRAETEREQREARGPYVIVVVPLLVESGSWKTRVNRVLTVDCSVETQISRVMRRNAFSREQALAIIARQATREARLAAADDVIDNDDAPLDALTAQVDAQHRMYLSLAGA from the coding sequence ATGTTTGCTGTGGGATTGACCGGCGGCATCGGCAGCGGCAAATCGACCGTGGCGGATCTGTTCGCCGCGCACGGCGTGCCGCTTGTCGACACGGACCTGATCGCACATCGCATCACCGCGCCACAAGGCATTGCGATGCCGCAGATCGCCGCCGCGTTCGGCAACTCGTTCGTTGCGGCAGACGGCTCGCTCGACCGCGCCCGTATGCGAACCCTGGTGTTCAGCGACGACGGCGCGCGCAAGCGCCTCGAAGGCATCACGCATCCGTTGATTCGCGCGGAGACCGAGCGCGAGCAGCGCGAGGCGCGCGGACCGTACGTCATCGTGGTCGTCCCGCTGCTGGTCGAGTCGGGTAGCTGGAAGACCCGTGTGAACCGCGTGCTGACGGTCGATTGCAGCGTCGAGACGCAAATCTCGCGCGTGATGCGTCGCAACGCGTTCAGCCGTGAACAGGCACTGGCGATTATCGCCCGGCAGGCCACGCGCGAAGCGCGCCTCGCCGCAGCCGACGACGTGATCGACAACGACGACGCGCCGCTCGATGCGCTCACGGCGCAGGTCGACGCGCAGCATCGTATGTATTTGTCGCTCGCAGGCGCGTGA
- a CDS encoding A24 family peptidase gives MQATLPLVSETSSSVLSGLLPGHFAAGLGLAFGSLPAGLQIAFAIVFGLVIGSFLNVVVHRVPIMLERAWREEVSEATEKPLEDDGLPARYNLWVPRSACPHCGHVLSAWENLPVLSYLLLRGRCSACKTRVSLRYPLLEIASAACAAGALALYGPTGMALAAFGLCAALLPMSAIDIDTHLLPDSMTLPLLWAGLIVNFNGMFASLHDAVLGAIFGYLVLWVVHWLFRLVRGIEGMGYGDFKLLAALGAWLGWAALPQIVLIAAVAGAVVGLAATWRGRMRFEEPLPFGPFLAAGGAVTLFLGTPLYPALGG, from the coding sequence ATGCAGGCGACCCTTCCGCTCGTGTCAGAAACTTCTTCCAGCGTGCTGTCGGGCTTGCTGCCCGGCCACTTCGCCGCAGGTCTCGGCCTCGCGTTCGGCAGCTTGCCTGCCGGCCTGCAGATCGCGTTCGCGATCGTGTTCGGCCTCGTGATCGGCAGCTTCCTCAACGTGGTCGTGCATCGCGTGCCGATCATGCTCGAGCGCGCATGGCGCGAGGAAGTCAGCGAGGCCACCGAGAAACCACTCGAAGACGACGGCCTGCCCGCGCGCTACAACTTGTGGGTACCACGTAGCGCGTGCCCGCACTGCGGCCATGTGCTGAGCGCCTGGGAGAACCTGCCGGTGCTGAGCTATCTGCTGCTGCGCGGGCGCTGCTCCGCATGCAAGACGCGCGTGAGCCTGCGCTACCCGTTGCTCGAAATCGCCAGCGCTGCCTGCGCCGCAGGCGCGCTCGCGTTGTACGGACCGACGGGCATGGCGCTCGCCGCCTTCGGTCTGTGCGCCGCGTTGCTGCCGATGAGCGCGATCGACATCGACACCCACCTGCTGCCGGACTCAATGACACTGCCGCTCTTGTGGGCAGGCCTGATCGTCAACTTCAACGGCATGTTCGCGAGCCTGCACGACGCGGTGCTGGGCGCGATCTTCGGCTATCTGGTGCTATGGGTGGTGCACTGGCTGTTCCGGCTGGTGCGCGGTATCGAAGGCATGGGTTATGGTGATTTCAAACTGCTGGCCGCGCTCGGTGCATGGCTCGGCTGGGCCGCGCTGCCGCAAATCGTACTGATCGCGGCGGTTGCCGGCGCGGTGGTCGGTCTCGCGGCGACGTGGCGCGGACGCATGCGCTTCGAAGAACCCCTGCCGTTCGGGCCGTTTCTGGCGGCGGGCGGTGCTGTTACGCTGTTTCTCGGCACGCCGCTTTATCCGGCTTTAGGAGGCTGA
- a CDS encoding type II secretion system F family protein translates to MSTATSPQPAAADLRFRWRGVDADGVQKNGALIAANVSAARAMLKRDNLFIVELTARGPAPRPKTRAADVTIFTRQLASLLRAGLPLAPALDLLAQTQSSRQPGMPRIVGALARDITGGLRFSAALQRHPAQFNALYCQLVEVGEAAGALATVLARLADDRERAAAQRAKVRAALTYPTAILLLAIAITAALLIWVVPTFKQIFDGFGAKLPAPTQFVLALSSAAARWSVPAIVMIFAVVWAMTFLLRRSEAARISFGRLSLTMPVAGPLLRTLCAARWSRALGTLLSAGTPLADAFDSLTHATGNAFFDRATVGIAARLRRGERLAAAMHAAHCFPPEVVQPVAVAEESGALDTMLIDVASLADRQVDEKIGTLSSLCEPLVIIVLGTLVGGLVIAMYLPIIQLGNVV, encoded by the coding sequence ATGAGCACGGCCACATCTCCTCAGCCCGCGGCAGCCGATTTGCGCTTCAGATGGCGCGGTGTCGACGCTGACGGCGTACAAAAAAACGGCGCGCTCATTGCAGCGAATGTTAGCGCCGCGCGAGCGATGCTCAAACGCGACAATCTGTTCATCGTCGAACTGACGGCGCGCGGGCCGGCGCCGCGTCCTAAAACTCGCGCCGCTGACGTCACGATATTCACCCGCCAGCTTGCCAGTCTGTTACGCGCCGGTTTGCCCCTCGCGCCCGCGCTCGACCTTCTTGCCCAAACGCAGAGTTCGCGCCAGCCCGGCATGCCGCGGATCGTCGGCGCGCTGGCGCGTGATATCACCGGCGGCCTGCGGTTTTCGGCGGCGTTGCAGCGGCATCCGGCGCAGTTCAATGCGCTGTATTGCCAGCTCGTCGAGGTCGGCGAAGCGGCCGGCGCATTGGCAACGGTTCTCGCCAGGCTCGCCGACGACCGCGAACGCGCCGCCGCGCAGCGTGCCAAGGTGCGGGCGGCGCTAACCTATCCGACGGCCATCCTGTTGCTTGCGATTGCGATTACCGCAGCGTTGCTGATATGGGTTGTCCCTACTTTCAAGCAGATCTTCGACGGCTTCGGCGCGAAACTGCCGGCACCGACGCAGTTCGTGCTGGCGCTGTCGTCCGCCGCCGCACGCTGGAGCGTGCCCGCGATCGTCATGATCTTCGCCGTGGTTTGGGCTATGACGTTTCTGCTACGCCGTTCCGAAGCGGCGCGCATCTCCTTCGGCCGCCTATCGCTGACAATGCCGGTCGCCGGTCCGCTGCTGCGCACGTTGTGCGCAGCCCGCTGGAGCCGCGCGTTGGGCACGCTGCTGTCGGCCGGCACGCCGCTCGCCGACGCATTCGATTCCTTGACACACGCCACCGGCAATGCATTCTTCGACCGCGCCACCGTGGGAATTGCCGCGCGGCTGCGGCGCGGCGAACGACTCGCCGCGGCGATGCACGCCGCGCACTGCTTTCCACCGGAGGTGGTCCAGCCGGTGGCGGTTGCCGAGGAGTCCGGCGCGCTCGATACGATGCTGATCGACGTGGCCTCGCTCGCCGATCGTCAGGTAGACGAAAAGATCGGCACGCTGTCGAGTTTGTGCGAGCCGCTCGTCATCATCGTGCTGGGTACGCTGGTCGGCGGCCTTGTGATTGCGATGTATCTTCCCATTATTCAACTCGGCAACGTGGTGTAG
- a CDS encoding ATPase, T2SS/T4P/T4SS family has product MQASFQPAAPALRPIDFDSEVAAKPKPNAFATNAGASLADPDNAPAVRLLTDTLQEATRRSASDLHIEPAEHGWRVRLRIDGVLHEIPAPPAHLRDAFITRVKVLARMDIAERRVPQDGRLRIATSPGRTEDYRVNSLPTLFGEKLVLRRLDALPTDLSLDSLGLDPQQREAVDAAIRAPHGLVLVTGPTGSGKTLSLYCFLQLLNDEARNLCSVEDPAEIQLAGINQVSVREKAGLTFAVALRAFLRQDPDVIMVGEIRDDETADVAVKAAQTGHLVLSTLHTNDAPAAVARLIDIGVEPYNLAAALRMVTAQRLVRRLCTACRAPAPQSAAALRAVGFAGDQLDGWQPYAAAGCAACHGIGYRGRVGVHQVMPVSDTMRELIVASAGTHELARLAQTERVATLRGAALARVRDGTTSLAEALAATEVA; this is encoded by the coding sequence ATGCAAGCATCTTTTCAACCGGCGGCGCCGGCGTTGCGGCCCATCGATTTCGATAGCGAAGTCGCGGCCAAGCCGAAACCCAACGCGTTCGCGACCAACGCCGGTGCAAGCCTCGCCGATCCTGACAACGCCCCTGCCGTTCGGCTGCTGACCGACACGCTGCAGGAAGCGACGCGCCGCAGCGCTTCTGACCTGCACATCGAACCGGCGGAGCATGGCTGGCGCGTGCGCTTGCGGATCGACGGCGTGCTGCACGAGATCCCTGCGCCGCCGGCACATCTGCGCGACGCGTTCATCACGCGCGTGAAGGTGCTGGCGCGCATGGACATCGCCGAGCGGCGGGTCCCGCAGGACGGTCGGCTGCGTATCGCCACGTCGCCCGGCCGGACCGAAGACTATCGCGTCAACTCACTGCCGACGCTGTTCGGTGAAAAGCTGGTGTTACGCAGGCTTGACGCGCTACCCACCGATCTTTCGCTCGACTCGCTCGGCCTCGACCCGCAACAGCGCGAAGCCGTGGATGCGGCGATCCGCGCGCCGCACGGCCTCGTGCTCGTCACCGGCCCAACCGGCAGCGGCAAAACGCTATCGCTGTATTGTTTTCTGCAACTTCTCAATGACGAGGCGCGCAATCTGTGTTCGGTCGAGGATCCGGCCGAAATCCAGCTGGCCGGCATCAATCAGGTCAGCGTGCGCGAAAAGGCCGGGCTGACCTTCGCAGTGGCGTTGCGCGCATTTCTGCGTCAGGACCCGGACGTGATCATGGTCGGTGAGATCCGCGACGACGAAACCGCCGACGTCGCCGTGAAGGCGGCGCAAACCGGCCACCTGGTGTTGTCCACCTTGCATACGAACGACGCCCCCGCTGCTGTCGCGCGTCTGATCGACATCGGCGTCGAGCCGTACAACCTCGCCGCCGCGCTGCGGATGGTGACGGCGCAGCGGCTGGTGCGGCGGCTTTGCACAGCGTGCCGCGCACCGGCGCCGCAATCGGCTGCGGCGCTGCGAGCAGTAGGCTTTGCCGGCGACCAACTCGACGGCTGGCAACCGTATGCCGCCGCCGGGTGCGCGGCCTGCCACGGCATCGGCTACCGGGGCCGCGTCGGGGTTCACCAGGTGATGCCCGTCTCCGATACGATGCGTGAGCTGATTGTGGCGAGCGCGGGCACGCACGAGCTTGCACGTCTCGCTCAAACCGAACGGGTGGCCACGTTGCGCGGCGCGGCGCTGGCCCGGGTGCGCGACGGCACCACGAGCCTCGCCGAAGCACTTGCCGCTACCGAGGTCGCATGA
- a CDS encoding HlyC/CorC family transporter, translated as MEQLPLWAQIGAVFLLLVCSSFFSISETAMMAINRHRLKHLANQNALGARTTQGLLVHTDQLLSVVLIGNNLFNTIIPVLTTSIALHTFGRNNLVLSIATGIVAFLIIVFAEITPKIVGATFPEKIALPASLLIAPMMRVAKPLVWFVNLFANTILRVLHINTKGAHDQRLSTEELRTIVLESGSFMPTKHRSILLNLFDLENISVDDVMIPRRRIEALDFDAPFEQILHQLETCYHNKLIVYQGDIDRVLGVLHVRKTLAALHNQELERETLRELLAEPYFVPSGTPVFQQLQYFQESRHRTALVVNEYGELQGLITPEDIIEELIGEFTTSIPRGANSRGGWNENGECIVAGSMPLRELNRWLQLTLPTDGPKTLNGLILEILEDIPDGDVCVQIGEVKLEVMRSDDQAIRTVKLFKPPARSGAKAGKAARR; from the coding sequence GTGGAACAACTTCCCTTATGGGCGCAGATTGGCGCCGTCTTTCTGCTGCTCGTCTGCTCCAGTTTCTTTTCGATTTCCGAAACGGCGATGATGGCAATCAACCGCCATCGCCTGAAACACCTTGCCAATCAGAACGCGCTCGGAGCGAGGACCACTCAGGGTCTGCTCGTGCACACCGACCAGCTGCTAAGCGTGGTCCTGATCGGCAACAACCTGTTCAACACGATCATCCCGGTGCTCACCACCTCGATCGCGCTGCACACGTTCGGCCGCAACAACCTGGTGCTGTCGATCGCGACGGGCATCGTTGCGTTTCTGATTATCGTGTTCGCGGAAATCACGCCGAAAATCGTCGGCGCGACGTTCCCGGAAAAAATCGCGCTGCCGGCCAGTCTGCTGATCGCGCCGATGATGCGCGTCGCCAAGCCGCTCGTCTGGTTCGTCAATCTGTTCGCGAACACCATCTTGCGGGTGCTGCACATCAATACCAAGGGCGCGCACGATCAGCGCCTTTCCACCGAAGAGCTTCGCACCATCGTGCTCGAATCGGGTAGCTTCATGCCCACCAAGCACCGCAGCATTCTGCTGAACCTGTTCGACCTCGAAAACATTTCCGTCGACGACGTGATGATTCCGCGCCGCCGGATCGAAGCGCTCGACTTCGACGCGCCGTTCGAGCAGATCCTGCATCAACTCGAAACCTGCTATCACAACAAACTGATCGTCTATCAAGGCGATATCGACCGTGTGCTCGGCGTGCTGCACGTACGCAAGACGCTCGCGGCGCTGCACAACCAGGAACTGGAGCGCGAGACGCTGCGTGAACTGCTGGCGGAGCCGTATTTCGTGCCGTCCGGTACGCCGGTGTTCCAGCAATTGCAGTACTTCCAGGAGAGCCGTCATCGCACGGCGCTGGTCGTCAACGAATACGGTGAGCTGCAAGGGCTGATCACGCCGGAAGACATCATCGAAGAACTGATCGGTGAATTCACCACGTCGATTCCCCGGGGCGCGAATTCGCGTGGCGGCTGGAACGAGAACGGCGAATGTATCGTCGCCGGCAGCATGCCGCTGCGTGAACTGAACCGCTGGCTGCAACTCACGCTGCCCACCGACGGACCGAAAACGCTCAACGGCCTGATCCTCGAAATTCTCGAAGACATTCCCGATGGCGACGTGTGCGTGCAGATCGGCGAGGTGAAACTCGAAGTGATGCGCAGCGACGACCAGGCGATCCGCACGGTCAAGCTGTTCAAGCCACCGGCGCGCTCAGGTGCGAAGGCCGGCAAAGCAGCGCGCCGTTGA